A part of Thermococcus sp. LS1 genomic DNA contains:
- a CDS encoding inositol-3-phosphate synthase: MVRVVILGQGYVASIFASGLEKIKAGKLEPYGVPLADELPIKIKDIEIVGSYDVDASKIGKDLYEVVKVYDPEAPESLKGITVRKGIHLRSLRNLPIEATGLEDEMSLKDAIEHLVNEWKEMKAEVFINVCTTEAFLPFESREELEKAIEEDNRDRLTATQVYAYAIAQYAKEVGGAAFVNAIPTLIANDPVFVELAKESNMVIFGDDGATGATPLTADVLSHLAQRNRYVIDIAQFNIGGNNDFLALTDKERNKSKEFTKSSIVKDLLGYDTPHYIKPTGFLEPLGDKKFIAMHIEYVSFNGAHDELVITGRINDSPALAGLLVDLARLGKIALDKKEYGTVYEVNAFYMKNPGPKERGNIPRIIAHEKMRMWAGLEPKWL; this comes from the coding sequence ATGGTTAGGGTTGTAATCCTCGGACAGGGCTACGTTGCCAGCATCTTTGCGAGCGGTCTTGAGAAGATAAAAGCCGGAAAGCTTGAGCCCTACGGCGTTCCCCTGGCTGATGAGCTCCCAATCAAGATAAAGGACATCGAAATAGTTGGCTCCTACGACGTCGATGCCTCCAAGATCGGCAAGGATCTCTATGAGGTCGTCAAGGTCTACGATCCAGAGGCGCCAGAGAGCCTCAAAGGAATAACCGTGAGGAAGGGAATCCACCTGAGGAGCCTCAGGAACCTGCCGATTGAGGCCACTGGTTTGGAGGACGAGATGAGCCTTAAGGATGCCATTGAACACCTCGTAAACGAGTGGAAGGAGATGAAGGCTGAGGTCTTCATCAACGTCTGCACCACCGAGGCCTTCCTTCCCTTCGAGAGCAGGGAGGAGCTTGAGAAGGCCATCGAGGAAGACAACAGGGACAGGCTCACGGCGACGCAGGTCTACGCCTACGCCATTGCCCAGTACGCCAAGGAGGTCGGCGGCGCTGCCTTCGTCAACGCTATTCCGACCCTCATCGCCAACGACCCGGTCTTTGTAGAACTCGCCAAGGAGAGCAACATGGTCATCTTTGGTGACGACGGTGCCACCGGTGCAACCCCGCTCACCGCCGACGTACTCAGCCACCTCGCCCAGAGGAACCGCTACGTCATCGATATAGCCCAGTTCAACATCGGTGGAAACAACGACTTCCTGGCTCTCACCGACAAGGAGAGGAACAAGAGCAAGGAGTTCACCAAGAGCTCCATCGTCAAGGACCTGCTCGGCTACGACACACCGCACTACATTAAGCCCACCGGCTTCCTCGAACCGCTCGGCGACAAGAAGTTCATAGCCATGCACATCGAGTACGTCAGCTTCAACGGCGCCCACGATGAGCTCGTCATAACCGGCAGGATAAACGACAGCCCTGCTCTGGCTGGCCTGCTCGTTGACCTCGCCAGGCTCGGCAAGATAGCCCTCGACAAGAAGGAGTACGGAACGGTTTACGAGGTCAACGCCTTCTACATGAAGAACCCGGGACCAAAGGAGAGAGGCAACATCCCAAGGATCATCGCCCACGAGAAGATGCGCATGTGGGCCGGTCTCGAACCCAAGTGGCTCTGA
- a CDS encoding DUF4443 domain-containing protein, which yields MSWKRGAYPEFTLEDAIAVLFMLRNPTGRKTISEVLDLGEGSVRTLLKKLAGLEVIESTQRGHSLNDKGLELLERISESFSEVQKVGEVEGYPAYALIVKNPPEFKSIELRDEAIRFFAKGAMILVVKKGEPVFPEDSRPLSDTMPELAEKLKKAFQLEESDLVIVTWAEKESEAMKSAYHVALFLKGEELPEEIKSLVR from the coding sequence ATGAGCTGGAAGAGAGGAGCCTATCCAGAGTTCACGCTTGAGGATGCCATTGCAGTTCTGTTTATGCTGAGAAATCCAACGGGTAGAAAAACTATTTCGGAGGTTCTCGACCTCGGTGAGGGGAGTGTTAGAACCCTTTTGAAGAAGCTCGCCGGTCTCGAGGTCATCGAGTCGACTCAGAGGGGGCACTCACTAAATGATAAGGGCCTGGAACTCCTCGAGAGAATCTCCGAGAGCTTCTCAGAGGTTCAGAAAGTAGGAGAAGTTGAAGGTTATCCAGCCTACGCTCTTATCGTGAAGAACCCGCCAGAGTTCAAGAGCATAGAGCTCCGTGACGAGGCCATAAGGTTCTTCGCGAAAGGAGCGATGATACTCGTCGTCAAGAAGGGGGAGCCGGTCTTTCCAGAGGACAGCAGGCCGCTTAGCGACACCATGCCTGAACTGGCTGAAAAGCTCAAGAAAGCATTTCAACTGGAAGAGAGCGACCTTGTCATAGTTACCTGGGCCGAGAAGGAGTCCGAGGCCATGAAGAGCGCCTACCATGTCGCCCTGTTCCTGAAAGGAGAGGAACTGCCAGAGGAAATCAAGTCACTCGTGAGGTGA
- the pyrF gene encoding orotidine-5'-phosphate decarboxylase, giving the protein MTSHEERRLILALDVYGRDRALEIAECTADYLWAIKVNWPLIIGSGLSIITELKQVTGLPVIADLKLADIPNTNRLIASRVFEAGADYIIAHGFVGKDSVKALMELGKTIIVVEMSHPGAKEFIQPVADKLIEMANELEPFGVIAPATRPERVAYIRERLKKEVKILTPGVGAQGGKAWEVLKAGADYIIVGRSIYASENPRESARKLYDEIMGV; this is encoded by the coding sequence ATGACATCTCATGAAGAGCGCAGGCTTATACTGGCGTTAGACGTCTACGGACGGGACAGGGCGTTGGAGATAGCCGAATGCACAGCTGATTATCTCTGGGCTATCAAGGTAAACTGGCCGCTTATAATCGGCTCGGGTTTGAGTATCATCACAGAGCTGAAGCAGGTTACGGGTCTCCCCGTAATAGCGGATTTAAAGCTAGCGGACATTCCAAACACGAACAGGCTCATAGCAAGCAGAGTTTTCGAAGCGGGGGCAGATTACATAATCGCCCATGGTTTTGTTGGCAAAGACAGCGTTAAGGCCCTCATGGAGCTCGGAAAGACGATAATCGTCGTCGAGATGAGCCACCCAGGGGCAAAAGAGTTCATTCAGCCTGTAGCAGACAAGCTCATCGAGATGGCAAACGAGCTCGAGCCCTTCGGTGTTATCGCCCCAGCAACGAGGCCCGAGCGCGTCGCTTACATCCGTGAGAGGCTCAAAAAGGAGGTTAAAATCCTGACCCCCGGTGTCGGGGCACAGGGAGGAAAGGCTTGGGAAGTTTTAAAGGCCGGCGCCGACTACATCATCGTCGGGAGGAGCATCTACGCAAGTGAGAACCCAAGGGAGAGTGCGAGAAAGCTCTACGATGAAATAATGGGGGTGTGA
- a CDS encoding RNA-binding protein: MELKVKHPLSKKEVKEIIREMSEIFGEEVAQKLIKKKDRVELAEFDKTTEIIIVNGKPTFIRRKDLIFPLVIALYELSNEEDLRTLKRRVVVDAGAVPFILKGADVMAAGITDADEGIKEGDFVFVVEEDYGRPLAIGIALMSGKDMKEKPKGKAVKVIHHAKDRIWELTVG, from the coding sequence ATGGAGCTGAAAGTCAAGCACCCGCTCAGCAAGAAGGAGGTAAAAGAGATAATCCGTGAGATGAGCGAGATCTTTGGAGAGGAGGTCGCCCAAAAGCTCATCAAGAAAAAGGACAGAGTCGAGCTGGCCGAGTTCGACAAGACCACCGAGATAATCATCGTGAACGGGAAACCGACATTCATAAGGCGGAAGGACCTAATCTTCCCGCTCGTCATAGCGCTCTACGAACTGTCCAATGAGGAAGACCTGAGAACCTTGAAGCGCAGGGTTGTTGTCGATGCCGGGGCGGTGCCCTTCATCCTTAAGGGCGCCGATGTGATGGCGGCTGGAATAACCGACGCCGATGAGGGAATTAAAGAAGGTGATTTCGTCTTCGTCGTCGAGGAGGACTACGGCAGACCTCTCGCGATTGGGATAGCCCTAATGAGCGGAAAGGATATGAAGGAGAAGCCCAAAGGCAAAGCCGTCAAGGTCATACACCACGCAAAGGACAGGATCTGGGAGCTAACGGTGGGATGA
- a CDS encoding adenylyltransferase/cytidyltransferase family protein encodes MEKKERKKIRVLVGGVFDLLHVGHIHFLSQAKSLGDELVVIVAHDETVRMQKRREPVNPAEDRAELLRALKMVDEVYIGSPRTIDYELVRKINPDIVAIGPDQAFSCERLKEELRKHGINAEVIRIPYLYKEDRAKTSKIIQRIVETYCE; translated from the coding sequence ATGGAAAAAAAGGAGAGAAAGAAGATTAGAGTCCTCGTCGGCGGAGTCTTTGACCTCCTCCACGTTGGTCACATCCACTTTTTGAGCCAGGCAAAGAGCCTTGGAGATGAGCTGGTGGTCATAGTCGCCCACGATGAGACGGTTAGAATGCAGAAGCGCCGTGAGCCGGTGAACCCCGCTGAGGACAGGGCCGAGCTTTTGAGGGCACTCAAGATGGTGGACGAGGTTTACATCGGTTCTCCAAGGACGATAGACTACGAGCTCGTCAGGAAAATAAACCCGGATATTGTTGCGATAGGGCCGGATCAGGCATTCAGCTGCGAGAGGCTGAAGGAGGAACTGAGAAAGCACGGAATAAACGCCGAGGTCATAAGGATTCCATACCTATACAAGGAGGATAGAGCAAAGACAAGCAAAATAATCCAGAGGATAGTGGAAACATACTGTGAGTGA
- a CDS encoding CopG family transcriptional regulator, with the protein MSKDKIPRLFDGSVNELTKPSRLKKLEEKVKLKSKDLKKEKKQKTLYISLDMNRKLIELYGEEGRRQSAIVEDAVNLYYYLKLALGEKKFDELMSAVKREDPEFLREYMGRFKL; encoded by the coding sequence TTGTCGAAGGATAAAATCCCGAGACTTTTTGACGGTTCCGTTAACGAGCTTACCAAGCCTTCCAGGCTAAAGAAGCTGGAGGAGAAGGTCAAATTGAAATCAAAAGACCTGAAGAAGGAGAAGAAGCAGAAGACCCTCTACATAAGCCTCGACATGAACAGGAAGCTCATTGAGCTCTACGGAGAGGAGGGCAGGAGGCAGAGCGCCATAGTGGAGGATGCAGTCAACCTCTACTACTATCTCAAGCTAGCCCTGGGCGAAAAGAAGTTCGACGAGCTAATGAGCGCCGTCAAGAGGGAAGACCCGGAGTTCCTGAGGGAGTACATGGGACGGTTTAAACTCTGA
- a CDS encoding ParA family protein, with amino-acid sequence MAVVISVANQKGGVGKTTLTMNLGHALASMGKRVLLVDIDPQFNLTFGLIGMDVLEYGENNVGTLMTRESSVEETIVEVRKNLHLIPSHLNLSAKEIEIINAYNRERRLEKALTPILPDYDYVLIDNPPSMGIFLVNSLTASDYVLIPLELSYFGVIGMQLMFNLMRMIRDETNENLKLLGLVPNKFTRQTKVPKMRLRELKETYPDAPILTTIPKAIALEKAQSQGLSIFEFEGDGRAAKALLKLAREVVEIVEG; translated from the coding sequence ATGGCAGTGGTGATTAGCGTAGCCAACCAAAAGGGTGGAGTTGGAAAGACGACGCTCACTATGAACCTCGGCCACGCACTGGCCTCGATGGGCAAGCGCGTTCTGCTCGTGGACATTGACCCTCAGTTCAATCTCACCTTCGGCCTGATCGGCATGGATGTGCTCGAATATGGGGAAAACAATGTCGGAACGCTGATGACGAGAGAGAGCAGTGTCGAAGAAACCATCGTCGAGGTCAGGAAGAACCTCCACCTGATACCGAGCCACCTCAACCTCTCGGCCAAGGAAATAGAGATAATCAACGCCTACAACCGCGAGAGAAGACTTGAAAAGGCTTTAACCCCGATACTGCCAGATTACGACTACGTGCTTATAGACAACCCGCCGAGCATGGGAATCTTCTTGGTTAACTCACTCACGGCATCAGATTACGTTCTAATCCCGCTCGAGCTCAGCTACTTCGGTGTCATCGGAATGCAGCTCATGTTCAACCTGATGCGCATGATAAGAGATGAAACCAACGAGAACCTCAAGCTGCTTGGTTTAGTTCCCAACAAGTTCACGCGCCAGACTAAGGTTCCCAAGATGCGCCTTAGAGAGCTGAAGGAAACCTATCCAGATGCGCCGATTCTGACGACGATCCCAAAGGCCATAGCACTTGAGAAGGCCCAGAGCCAGGGGCTGAGCATATTCGAGTTTGAGGGTGACGGACGGGCCGCAAAGGCCCTCTTAAAGCTCGCCAGAGAGGTGGTTGAGATTGTCGAAGGATAA
- the ftsZ gene encoding cell division protein FtsZ, with amino-acid sequence MVFKLLEQAGIKLDLDDEPKTAKLDGFSEENLDDLIRIVIVGVGGSGNNTITRLYELGVQGAELIAMNTDAQHLARTKAHKKLLLGREITHGKGSGGNPEIGYRAAEASAHEIAETIGDADLVFITAGMGNGTGTGAAPVVAKVIKERARHNGRFREPLVVSVVTFPFRNEGKIRIEKARAGIKALMYYSDTVIIIENDKLLKLVPKLPINAAFRFADEIIARMVKGITETIKLPSMVNIDFADVYSVMHNGGAALIGIGESDSSNRAVDAVKNALENKMLEVEFGSGDKALVHFTVGPDVSLGEINAAMDIVYEKLGEKSEIKWGARIDEDMGKVVRAMVIMTGVKSPHILGGEHALQMGSSFKENLIAPEPIKPFKSDGDGADKIWRVISGNKKNKKELPPYAKRVLDDFIDFT; translated from the coding sequence ATGGTATTTAAGCTCTTAGAACAGGCCGGAATTAAACTCGATTTGGACGACGAGCCGAAGACGGCAAAGCTCGATGGGTTTTCAGAAGAGAATTTAGACGACCTGATAAGGATTGTAATAGTCGGCGTTGGCGGTTCTGGAAACAACACCATAACCAGGCTCTACGAACTTGGTGTCCAGGGTGCTGAGCTGATAGCCATGAACACCGATGCTCAGCACCTTGCTAGGACGAAGGCTCATAAGAAGCTCCTCCTTGGTAGGGAGATAACCCACGGCAAGGGTTCCGGCGGGAACCCTGAGATAGGCTACCGCGCAGCCGAGGCGAGCGCCCACGAGATTGCCGAGACCATAGGTGACGCTGATTTGGTCTTCATAACCGCAGGTATGGGTAACGGCACAGGTACGGGCGCCGCTCCTGTTGTGGCCAAGGTCATTAAGGAGCGCGCGAGGCACAACGGCCGCTTTAGGGAGCCGCTCGTTGTCAGCGTCGTCACGTTCCCGTTCAGGAACGAGGGTAAGATAAGGATCGAGAAGGCCAGGGCGGGCATAAAAGCCCTTATGTACTACTCGGACACAGTCATAATCATCGAAAACGACAAGCTCCTCAAGCTCGTCCCGAAGCTGCCCATCAACGCTGCCTTCCGCTTTGCGGATGAGATAATAGCAAGGATGGTCAAAGGAATCACCGAGACCATAAAGCTGCCCTCTATGGTCAACATTGACTTCGCCGACGTTTACAGCGTCATGCACAACGGTGGAGCTGCCCTCATCGGAATAGGCGAGAGCGACTCCAGCAACAGGGCAGTGGATGCCGTCAAGAACGCCCTCGAGAACAAGATGCTCGAAGTCGAGTTTGGCAGCGGTGACAAGGCTCTGGTTCACTTCACCGTTGGTCCGGACGTCAGCCTCGGCGAGATAAACGCCGCTATGGACATTGTCTACGAGAAGCTCGGTGAAAAGTCGGAGATAAAGTGGGGCGCCAGGATAGACGAGGACATGGGTAAAGTCGTTCGTGCGATGGTAATCATGACCGGGGTTAAATCACCGCACATACTCGGCGGGGAGCACGCCCTCCAGATGGGCTCATCATTCAAGGAGAACCTGATAGCCCCAGAGCCGATCAAGCCCTTCAAGTCGGATGGCGATGGAGCGGACAAAATCTGGAGGGTTATCTCGGGGAACAAGAAGAACAAAAAGGAGCTTCCACCCTACGCGAAGAGGGTTCTCGACGACTTTATCGACTTTACCTGA
- a CDS encoding ribbon-helix-helix domain-containing protein, translating to MSKMRIISVQLPQGLINAMDQLVRKGVYPNRSEIIREAIRELLKKELYQFETEERSTPDYIMK from the coding sequence ATGAGCAAGATGCGTATCATCAGTGTACAGCTCCCTCAGGGACTGATTAACGCCATGGATCAACTCGTTAGGAAGGGCGTCTATCCCAACAGAAGTGAGATCATCAGAGAAGCCATTCGCGAGCTCCTGAAGAAGGAACTCTATCAGTTTGAGACTGAGGAACGCTCAACGCCCGACTACATCATGAAATAA
- the cgi121 gene encoding KEOPS complex subunit Cgi121 — protein MRKILENLHIAKVHVDNAEELIPKLGGNFQIVNVECWEAAAFAALLALRSFERKTNHARTVGGELLLRLAGTLQIKDAIAQHGIRNGENYLVVFGSRERAESILQELGLKELPMNDCDKEKVKTFFEKAALVEVL, from the coding sequence ATGAGAAAAATACTAGAGAACCTTCACATCGCAAAGGTCCATGTAGACAATGCCGAGGAGCTCATCCCGAAGCTGGGTGGGAACTTTCAGATAGTGAACGTTGAATGCTGGGAGGCAGCGGCATTTGCAGCACTCTTAGCCCTTCGTTCCTTTGAGAGGAAAACCAACCATGCGAGAACCGTGGGCGGCGAACTGCTTCTCCGTCTCGCCGGGACACTTCAGATAAAAGATGCAATAGCCCAACACGGAATAAGAAACGGAGAGAACTACCTGGTCGTCTTTGGAAGCCGTGAGAGAGCGGAATCGATACTTCAGGAACTCGGCCTCAAGGAGCTACCAATGAACGACTGTGATAAGGAAAAAGTGAAAACTTTTTTTGAAAAGGCTGCCCTCGTTGAAGTTTTATAG
- a CDS encoding pyridoxal phosphate-dependent aminotransferase: protein MRYKKRKYFLAGRINLIQRSKIRELFEKARKMEGVISLGIGEPDFDTPDVVKDAAKRAIDEGYTHYTPNAGIPEFREAIAEYYKTHYKVDVSPNDIIVTAGAYEATYLAFQTLLEEDDDVIIPDPAFVCYVEDAKIAEAGIIRIPLREENEFQIDPDELVEAITKRTRMLVLNYPNNPTGAILKKKTVKAIADIAEDYNLYILSDEPYEHFLYEGAKHYPMIKYAPDNTILANSFSKTFAMTGWRLGFAIAPTQVIRDMIKLHAYVVGNVTSFVQIAGITALRDKRSWEAVERMRQTYAERRRLVLKYLNKMPHITPFRPKGAFYVWAKIDSELDMSSEDFAEWLLENARVVVIPGTAFGKAGEGWIRISYATKKSQLIEAMERMNEALSKL from the coding sequence ATGAGATATAAAAAGCGCAAGTACTTCCTTGCAGGGCGTATAAACCTCATCCAGCGCTCAAAGATTAGGGAACTTTTTGAGAAAGCCAGAAAAATGGAGGGCGTCATTTCCCTTGGAATAGGTGAGCCCGACTTCGACACGCCCGATGTCGTTAAGGATGCCGCGAAAAGGGCTATTGACGAAGGCTACACCCATTACACGCCCAACGCAGGTATTCCCGAGTTCAGGGAGGCGATAGCCGAGTACTACAAGACCCACTACAAGGTGGACGTTTCTCCCAACGATATAATCGTCACTGCTGGCGCTTATGAGGCAACTTATCTCGCCTTCCAGACGCTCCTTGAGGAGGATGACGACGTTATAATCCCCGACCCTGCTTTTGTCTGCTATGTTGAAGATGCCAAGATAGCCGAGGCGGGAATAATAAGGATTCCCCTCCGTGAGGAGAACGAGTTCCAGATTGACCCCGATGAACTAGTCGAGGCTATAACCAAGCGCACCAGGATGCTCGTTCTCAACTACCCTAACAACCCCACGGGTGCAATCCTCAAGAAGAAAACTGTGAAAGCCATAGCGGACATAGCTGAGGACTACAACCTCTACATCCTCAGCGACGAACCCTACGAGCACTTCCTCTACGAGGGGGCCAAACACTACCCCATGATCAAGTACGCCCCTGACAATACAATCCTCGCGAACAGCTTCTCGAAGACCTTCGCCATGACCGGCTGGCGTTTGGGCTTCGCCATAGCGCCGACCCAAGTAATCAGGGATATGATAAAGCTCCACGCCTATGTCGTTGGCAACGTTACCTCCTTCGTTCAGATAGCGGGAATAACGGCCCTGAGAGACAAGCGCAGCTGGGAAGCCGTTGAAAGGATGCGCCAGACCTACGCTGAAAGGAGAAGGCTCGTTCTTAAGTACCTCAACAAGATGCCCCACATAACGCCGTTCAGACCGAAGGGCGCCTTCTATGTCTGGGCCAAAATTGACTCAGAGCTCGACATGAGCAGTGAGGATTTCGCCGAGTGGCTGCTCGAGAACGCGAGGGTTGTCGTTATTCCAGGAACCGCCTTCGGCAAGGCCGGTGAGGGATGGATAAGGATAAGCTACGCCACCAAGAAGAGCCAGCTCATCGAGGCTATGGAGAGAATGAATGAGGCACTATCAAAGCTCTAA
- a CDS encoding TMEM165/GDT1 family protein: MDGILAIFIAIFLAELGDKTQLATIAFASKYGWKTAFVGAILGLAAVNLIGAFLGDKLGDVLPLDVVHKLAGGLFIIFGVLMILGKL; this comes from the coding sequence ATGGATGGTATCCTCGCCATCTTCATTGCAATATTTCTTGCCGAGCTAGGAGATAAAACCCAGCTCGCAACGATAGCCTTTGCTTCCAAATACGGCTGGAAGACAGCCTTCGTTGGAGCGATCTTGGGCCTGGCGGCGGTAAATCTTATCGGTGCATTTCTGGGAGACAAACTCGGCGACGTACTGCCCCTGGACGTTGTTCACAAGCTTGCTGGAGGACTTTTCATTATTTTCGGCGTGCTGATGATACTCGGAAAGCTTTAG
- a CDS encoding MFS transporter: protein MDKRWRSVLLDTLVMTAGFGTLTMMAVAKPDVMAHFGIDSAAYEWQHIAYVFGLFIAFLLGHTKIYEGSFKRSVAIALSWAAVAQALIPLAPNWQTVVFLRFIQGFVVTLVPLFSTQIAHFFVAERPFAKGIILSGIFWGGVFGSISAKYAVEAFGWKGGFWSTVVIMYAVLAIWWLFIEDFEIIHMSEASAKINVWKMPFTWILGLTFFPALWIIFTIVGFSASLGYEIGWTKEHVATLSTSLNISKALWSIGMGYVGYLLSRKNPTARGLFKAIVQVMIFSYAIAFIGLVIYAKAMLAGNYTMALASVVLIGALQGTGPAFWTSAPATYPKSIFPKASFALGLISNSANIIAPGLTDALARQSTALALGELAIMPLLGILTLVIVSRMKLPVEELGDEV from the coding sequence ATGGACAAGCGGTGGAGGTCAGTCCTGCTTGATACACTGGTTATGACTGCCGGTTTTGGAACTCTCACCATGATGGCCGTTGCGAAGCCCGATGTCATGGCGCACTTCGGAATTGACAGCGCCGCCTACGAGTGGCAACATATCGCTTATGTTTTCGGTCTCTTCATAGCCTTCCTTCTCGGCCATACTAAAATCTACGAGGGCAGCTTTAAGAGAAGCGTCGCCATAGCACTGAGCTGGGCGGCTGTTGCTCAGGCTTTAATCCCCCTCGCTCCCAACTGGCAGACCGTTGTCTTCCTGAGGTTCATTCAGGGATTCGTCGTCACGCTCGTTCCGCTCTTCAGCACCCAGATAGCCCACTTCTTCGTGGCTGAAAGGCCCTTCGCCAAGGGCATAATTCTCTCGGGCATTTTCTGGGGCGGCGTGTTCGGAAGCATAAGCGCCAAGTACGCTGTTGAGGCCTTCGGCTGGAAAGGCGGCTTCTGGAGCACCGTCGTTATCATGTACGCGGTTCTCGCTATCTGGTGGCTCTTCATAGAGGACTTCGAAATAATCCACATGAGTGAGGCCAGCGCAAAGATCAACGTCTGGAAAATGCCATTCACCTGGATCCTTGGCCTGACTTTCTTCCCAGCTCTGTGGATAATCTTCACCATCGTCGGCTTTTCCGCCTCGCTCGGCTATGAGATTGGCTGGACTAAGGAGCATGTGGCAACCCTCAGCACCAGCCTGAACATATCGAAGGCTCTCTGGAGCATAGGCATGGGCTACGTCGGCTACCTGCTCTCAAGGAAGAACCCGACAGCCAGAGGACTCTTCAAGGCCATTGTCCAGGTCATGATATTCTCCTACGCGATTGCGTTCATCGGACTCGTCATATACGCCAAGGCAATGCTAGCTGGCAACTACACGATGGCGCTCGCTTCAGTCGTCCTCATTGGCGCCCTCCAGGGAACGGGACCGGCGTTCTGGACCAGCGCTCCAGCCACCTACCCAAAGAGCATCTTCCCCAAGGCCAGCTTTGCCCTTGGACTCATCTCCAACTCTGCCAACATCATAGCCCCGGGCCTTACTGATGCGCTGGCAAGGCAGAGTACTGCCCTCGCCCTCGGGGAGCTGGCGATAATGCCCCTCCTCGGAATCCTGACGCTGGTGATTGTTTCGAGGATGAAACTCCCCGTGGAGGAACTCGGCGATGAGGTCTAA
- the queC gene encoding 7-cyano-7-deazaguanine synthase QueC — protein MKRAVVLFSGGLDSTACLYWAKRNYDEVIMLTVNYGSNEEKVTNKVAEFFSKELDVPLKIVRLDFLEEFSKLRGTTLVGGETPKVSAEELEDMSIAQETAKSVWVPARNVVLISVAASLLDALGGGDIIVGFNAEEGTTFPDNTPEFVEKMNEMLKYGTMAEVKVVAPLIDLDKKGIARLLKELDAKYEYSNSCYMPKGFTEDGKPIHCGECESCVRRHRGLMEALGEDRTVYAVEPKI, from the coding sequence ATGAAGCGAGCAGTGGTATTATTTTCCGGGGGGCTCGACTCGACGGCCTGCCTCTACTGGGCGAAGAGGAACTACGACGAGGTGATAATGCTGACAGTAAACTACGGCAGCAACGAAGAGAAGGTTACTAACAAGGTCGCGGAGTTCTTCTCGAAGGAGCTGGACGTTCCGCTGAAAATAGTTAGGCTTGACTTTCTCGAGGAGTTCTCGAAGCTCAGGGGGACGACCCTCGTCGGCGGGGAGACGCCGAAGGTAAGCGCAGAAGAGCTCGAAGATATGAGCATTGCACAGGAAACTGCGAAAAGCGTCTGGGTTCCAGCAAGGAATGTCGTTCTCATCAGCGTCGCCGCTTCGCTCCTCGATGCGCTCGGCGGGGGCGATATAATAGTCGGCTTCAACGCTGAAGAGGGAACAACGTTCCCGGACAACACGCCCGAGTTCGTCGAGAAGATGAACGAAATGCTGAAGTACGGCACTATGGCCGAAGTAAAAGTCGTTGCACCGCTCATCGACCTCGACAAGAAGGGAATAGCGAGGCTTTTGAAGGAGCTCGATGCCAAATACGAGTACTCTAACTCTTGCTACATGCCCAAGGGCTTCACGGAAGATGGCAAGCCTATACACTGCGGCGAGTGCGAGAGCTGCGTCAGGAGGCATCGCGGTCTGATGGAAGCCCTTGGGGAGGACAGAACCGTTTATGCCGTTGAGCCGAAGATATGA